One genomic region from Polynucleobacter sp. MWH-P3-07-1 encodes:
- the prfB gene encoding peptide chain release factor 2 (programmed frameshift): MEAEQLNTISNTLSDLLEREQALRGIFDFDVKSRRLTEVNSILEDPKIWDDQKKAQALGKEKKLLDGVVATLTNLNSNITGALELFEMAKEENDFETISAIEKDTESYSQLIGDLEFRRMFHNEMDSCNCFIDIQAGAGGTEACDWASMLYRQYLKYCERKGYKTEILEESDGDVAGIKSATIKVDGEYAYGHLRSETGVHRLVRKSPFDSSNGRHTSFASIYVYPEIDDSIEIEVNPADIRTDTYRASGAGGQHINKTDSAVRLTHIPTGIVVQCQNDRSQHRNRAEAMSMLKSRLYEHEMQKRRAEQDKLEASKTDVGWGHQIRSYVLDQSRIKDLRTNVEISNTQKVLDGDLDAFIEASLKQGV; encoded by the exons ATGGAAGCCGAACAACTCAATACCATCTCCAATACCCTCTCTGATCTGCTCGAGCGCGAGCAAGCCCTTCGG GGTATCTTTGACTTTGATGTAAAGTCGCGCCGCCTCACTGAAGTTAACTCCATTCTCGAAGATCCCAAAATTTGGGATGATCAAAAAAAAGCTCAAGCTCTTGGCAAAGAAAAGAAATTGCTTGACGGTGTTGTTGCCACCCTCACCAATCTCAATAGCAATATTACGGGTGCACTCGAGTTATTTGAGATGGCTAAAGAGGAAAATGATTTTGAGACGATCTCCGCAATTGAAAAAGACACAGAGAGCTATAGTCAGCTGATTGGTGATCTGGAGTTCCGCAGGATGTTCCACAATGAAATGGATTCTTGCAACTGCTTCATTGATATTCAAGCCGGTGCAGGCGGGACTGAGGCCTGTGATTGGGCAAGCATGCTCTATCGTCAATATCTAAAATATTGTGAGCGCAAAGGTTACAAAACCGAAATTCTTGAAGAGTCTGATGGCGATGTAGCAGGCATCAAGAGCGCGACCATCAAAGTCGATGGTGAATACGCCTACGGTCATCTGCGCTCTGAGACGGGAGTGCATCGCTTAGTACGGAAGTCGCCCTTCGACTCCTCTAATGGTCGACACACCTCATTTGCCAGCATCTATGTCTATCCTGAGATTGATGACTCCATCGAAATTGAAGTCAATCCAGCGGATATTCGGACGGATACCTACCGCGCTTCAGGTGCTGGCGGTCAACATATTAATAAAACAGACTCTGCAGTGCGTCTTACGCACATTCCAACTGGCATCGTGGTTCAGTGTCAGAATGACCGCAGCCAACACCGCAACCGTGCTGAGGCAATGAGTATGCTCAAGTCACGCCTCTATGAGCATGAGATGCAAAAGCGTCGTGCTGAGCAAGATAAGTTAGAGGCTAGTAAAACCGATGTAGGCTGGGGTCATCAAATTCGCTCTTATGTTCTAGACCAGAGCCGTATTAAAGACTTACGTACCAACGTTGAGATTTCCAATACCCAGAAGGTGCTTGATGGTGATCTTGATGCTTTTATTGAAGCTAGCCTGAAACAAGGCGTTTAA
- the recJ gene encoding single-stranded-DNA-specific exonuclease RecJ, with protein sequence MSLFQHRPYSERAAKWLEQSGLNPLLARLFAARGVEKPDDLSLELKNLLSPSELKNCLSTASLLADILGKRESIVIVADYDCDGATACAVAMRGLKLLGAESASIQFLVPNRFTMGYGLTPEVVELAAELKPKPRYLITVDNGIASAAGVERAREFGIDVIVTDHHLPADIIPNAAAIVNPNQVGCPFPSKALAGVGVMFYLLVALRAELRQRGKFTTETQPKIENLLDLVALGTVADVAQLDRNNRILVSNGLKRIRNGVCQAGIQALFQVAVRDVRKANAFDLGFAIGPRLNAAGRLADMSLGIRLLLTDDQGEALSIAQELDRINRERRVIETGMQEEALALLADDQLTDAMRDMPSICLWNEAWHQGVIGIVASRLKERFNRPALVFAPADGADSNELRGSGRSIAGFHLRDALDLVSKREPGLILKFGGHAMAAGLTIHKADFAQFDAAFQKVADELLTDDLLERSHSHDGSLAPHEFTPELGDLLAEEIWGQGFPQPVFYGEFEISEQSLMKEKHLRLQLRPIGSTASRAITGVWFNRTQTLPHRAKLAYRLVTDRYQGQARIQLMIEAHDDNPAN encoded by the coding sequence ATGAGCCTCTTTCAGCACCGCCCCTACTCTGAGAGGGCTGCCAAGTGGTTAGAGCAAAGTGGTTTAAACCCATTGCTTGCTAGATTATTTGCAGCGCGAGGTGTTGAAAAGCCAGATGATTTATCTCTCGAACTCAAAAACCTACTCTCTCCGAGTGAACTCAAGAACTGTTTAAGTACGGCCAGTCTGTTGGCAGACATTCTGGGAAAAAGAGAATCCATCGTAATTGTTGCCGACTATGACTGCGACGGCGCAACGGCATGTGCGGTAGCGATGCGTGGCCTCAAGCTACTCGGTGCAGAAAGTGCCTCAATACAGTTTCTGGTTCCCAATCGGTTCACGATGGGTTATGGCCTGACCCCTGAGGTAGTGGAGCTCGCGGCAGAGCTCAAACCCAAGCCGCGCTATCTCATTACCGTTGATAACGGTATCGCAAGTGCTGCAGGTGTTGAGCGTGCTCGTGAATTTGGTATCGATGTCATCGTGACCGATCACCACCTACCAGCAGACATCATTCCCAATGCGGCGGCAATTGTGAATCCAAACCAAGTAGGCTGTCCATTTCCAAGTAAAGCACTTGCAGGCGTTGGTGTGATGTTTTATCTCTTAGTGGCATTACGTGCAGAGTTGCGTCAGCGGGGAAAATTTACCACCGAGACTCAACCTAAGATTGAAAATCTCCTAGACCTAGTAGCGCTGGGTACAGTAGCAGACGTTGCTCAGCTCGATCGCAATAATCGCATCTTGGTATCGAATGGATTAAAACGCATTCGAAATGGCGTTTGCCAAGCAGGTATTCAAGCCCTCTTCCAGGTCGCAGTGAGAGATGTTCGTAAAGCAAACGCTTTTGACTTGGGTTTTGCTATTGGCCCCAGACTCAATGCTGCCGGTAGGCTTGCTGATATGAGTTTGGGTATTCGCCTGCTCTTGACTGATGATCAGGGTGAGGCTTTGTCGATTGCTCAGGAACTTGATCGCATCAATCGAGAGCGTCGCGTGATTGAAACGGGCATGCAAGAAGAAGCTCTCGCATTACTGGCCGATGATCAACTTACTGATGCCATGCGTGATATGCCTAGCATCTGCCTATGGAACGAGGCTTGGCATCAAGGGGTGATTGGAATTGTGGCCTCTCGCCTTAAGGAGCGCTTCAATCGCCCCGCCCTAGTATTTGCACCAGCTGATGGTGCTGACAGCAATGAATTGCGTGGTTCTGGTAGGTCGATTGCTGGCTTTCACCTGCGTGATGCCCTAGATCTGGTTTCTAAACGTGAGCCTGGTTTGATTCTGAAGTTTGGTGGTCATGCCATGGCAGCAGGACTGACCATTCATAAAGCAGACTTTGCTCAGTTTGATGCTGCTTTTCAAAAAGTTGCCGATGAACTACTTACTGATGATTTATTAGAACGCAGCCATAGCCATGATGGCAGCTTAGCCCCACATGAATTTACTCCTGAGCTTGGCGATCTTCTGGCTGAAGAAATCTGGGGTCAAGGATTTCCGCAGCCAGTTTTCTATGGAGAATTTGAGATCTCAGAACAAAGCCTCATGAAAGAGAAGCACTTGCGTTTGCAGTTACGTCCGATTGGGAGCACTGCTAGCAGAGCCATCACTGGAGTTTGGTTCAATCGAACCCAAACCCTGCCCCACCGCGCCAAGCTGGCCTATCGCCTAGTCACCGACCGCTATCAAGGGCAGGCTCGTATTCAGCTGATGATTGAGGCGCACGACGACAATCCCGCTAATTAG